GCATAGGTCGAAGGAACGAAGTCGCCCTGCGCGTTGAAGTCGGTGATCGGGAACGACAGCAGGCCGGAGGAGAGGATCTGTTTCAGGTCTTGTGGAGTAAACATGTCGGGTGCGCCATTGAGTGATGTGGAAGGAAGCGACTGGATGTCCATCGCTGTTATCAGTCATCGTACAACATAAAAAATCGGATCGCAAGCCGGGATGTCGATTATTTGTTGGAGTTTGAGGAGGGAGGGGTCTGGTCCTGCGGACCTGACCCCATTTGTTGGTCCGCGGTGAAAACGCAGCGCGGTTACTCTGATCGCTGCGAATAAAAATGGGGTCAGGTCGCGCAGGACCTGACCCCTCCCTTCGATTGGCGCGGACTCGATATTACTGGCTGGCGCCTTCGATCATTTCCTGCGCGCGGCGCAGCCGTTCGCGGCTGTTCGACAGGTGGATGCGCATCGCGGCGCGCGCGGACTCGGGGTCCTGGCGCTTGATCGCATTGAAGATGTCTTCGTGCTCGTGGATCACGCGCTCCATATAGACAGCCGGATCGTCCTGCGCCAGCTTGGCCGAATTCAGGCGCGAGCGCGGAATGATATTGGTGCCAAGGTGGCTGAGGATATCGTGGAAGTAGCGGTTGCCCGACGACTGCGCGATCAGCAGGTGGAACTGCACATCGGACGGCACGGTGTCCGCGCCGGCGCGCACGCTTTCATGGAAGGTGTCGAGGGCAGTGCGCAGCTGCTGCAGCTGGGCGTCGCTGCGCCGGCTGGCGGCCAGGCCCGCCGCTTCCACTTCGAGACTGATGCGCAGCTCGAGGATCGCCAGCACGTCGCGCATGGTGATGACGGTGTTCGGGTCGATGCCCAGCGTGTGGGCGGGCGGTGGCTCCAGCACGAAGGTGCCGATGCCGTGGCGCGTCTCGACCAGGCCGGCCGCCTGCATGTGCGAGATCGCCTCGCGCACGACGGTGCGGCTCACGCCCAGCAGGCGCATGATTTCCGATTCGGTGGGCAGCTTGTCGCCCGGATCGAGCGAGCCGTCGCGGATGCTCTCGGTGATGTGCGCGACGACGCCCTGGGCCAGGTTGCGGTGCTTCTTGGGTGGCGCCGAAGGCAGCGAGGATGTATTCATTGACGGTGGCCAGGACAAAAAAATAGTGGAAAAAAGCTGATTGCGTTTTCGATTTTTGCTGATTATACTACGACATCGGTTGTCAGACGACTGATGACACCCACCTCAAGCCGCTGCAACAAAAGCAACGACGCCGACAAGGCGCCCAAGTGCACGCAGAGCCGAAAGCAGTATATTAGGAGACACAATGAAGACCCTGCATACCAACACGGCCGGACCGAACTCCGCCAAGGCATCCCGCGTTCGCTGGGGCATCCTGGCGATGCTGTTCCTCATCACCACGATCAACTACGCCGACCGCGCGACCATTTCCATCGCCGGCCCGGAAATCAAGAAGCTGCTTGGCCTCTCGCCGGTGCAGATGGGCTTTGTCTTTTCCGCCTTCGCCTGGTCGTACGTGCTGGCCCAGCTGCCAGGCGGCTGGCTGCTCGACAAGTTCGGCTCGAAAATCACCTACTTCTTCAGCATCTTCCTGTGGTCGGTGTTCACCATGTTGATGGGCACCGTGGGCTTCTTCACCGGAGCCGCCGCCGTCGCGCTGCTGTTCACGCTGCGATTGCTGGTGGGCGCGGCCGAGGCGCCTTCGTTCCCCGGCAACAGCCGCATCACGTCGGCCTGGTTCCCCACGCAGGAGCGGGGCACCGCCGCGGCGATCTTCAACTCGGCGCAGTACTTCGCCACCGTGCTGTTTGCGCCGCTGATGGGATGGCTGGTGCACACCTACGGCTGGCAGAGCGTTTTCTACGTGATGGGCGGCCTGGGCATCGTCATGGCGTTCGTGTGGCAGAAGACCATCTACGGCCCGAAAGACCACCCGCGCATCAACGCCGCCGAGATGGACTACATCGAAAAGGGCGGCGCGCTGGTCGACCTCGAAAGCCGCCAGCCGGTCGCCGCGGCGCCGAAGCTGGACACCTGGCCGATCATCAAGCAGTTGCTGGGCAACCGCATGCTGCTGGGCGTGTACATCGGCCAGTACTGCATCACCACGCTGACCTACTTCTTCCTGACCTGGTTCCCGGTGTACCTGGTCACCGAGCGTCACATGACGATTCTGAAGGCCGGCTTCATCGCCGCGCTGCCGGCGGTGGCCGGCTTCCTGGGCGGGATCCTGGGCGGGTTCGTCTCCGACCGCATGCTCAAGGCCGGCTACTCGCTGTCGGCGGCGCGCAAGACCCCGATCGTCTGCGGCATGCTGCTGGCGATGACCATGATCGTCTGTAACTACGTGACCGCCGACTGGCTGGTCGTGGCGATGATGTCGCTGGCGTTCTTCGGCAAGGGCATTGGCGCTTTGGGCTGGGCGGTGGTGTCGGACACCTCGCCGAAAGAGGCGGGCGGCTTGAGCGGCGGCTTGTTCAACACCTTCGGCAACACCGCCGGCATCACGACCCCGATCGCCATCGGCTACATCCTGCAGGCCACTGGTTCGTTTGCCGGCGCCCTGGTATTCGTCGGCGCCAACGCCGCGGTGGCGATCTTCTGCTACCTGGTTATCGTCGGCGAGATCAAGCGCGTCGAATTCAAACATGGCCCCGCAGCGCGCAAGGCCGATGCGCCGGTTGCGTTCAACACCGCAGCCAGCAAGTAAGGAAATCACATCATGGGTAACGCACCTGTCTTCATGCCGGCGGCCAGCAAGCCGCTCTACATCCGCATGCACGCCAACGACAATGTGGCGATCGTGGTCAACGACGGTGGCCTGCCCGCCGGAGCCGAGTTCCCTGGCGAATTCGTGTTGAAGACGCGGGTGCCGCAGGGGCACAAGGTGGCGCTGGTGGACATCGCCGAAGGCGCCGCCATCCTGCGCTACAACGTCGTCATCGGCTACGCGGTGCGTGACATCGAACAGGGCAGCTGGATCGAAGAGTCCGTGGTGCGCATGGCGCCGCCGCGCGAGCTGCACGGCCTGCCGGTATCGACCCGCCTGCCGGCGCCGGCCGAGCCGCTCGAAGGCTTCACGTTCGAGGGCTACCGCAATGCCGACGGCAGCGTCGCCACCCGCAATATCCTGGCGATCACCACCACCGTGCAGTGCGTGGCCGGCGTGGTCGAACATGCGGTCAAACGCATCAAGGACGCACTGCTGCCGGATTATCCGAACGTGGACGACGTGGTGGGGCTCGAGCATACCTACGGCTGCGGCGTCGCCATCGATGCGCCCGACGCGATCATCCCGATCCGCACGCTGCGCAACATCAGCCTGAACCCGAACTTCGGCGGGCAGGCGATGGTGGTCAGCCTCGGTTGCGAGAAGCTGCAGCCTTCGCGGCTGCTGCCGGAGGGAGCGATCCCCATCCAGAACGGGCCGTACATCGTCACGCTGCAGGACGAGGCGCACGTGGGATTCGAGTCGATGATCCAGTCGATCATGGCGATGGCGCGGCTGCGGCTTGCGGCGCTGAACCAGCGCAGGCGCGAGACCTGCAGCGCGGCCGACCTGGTGGTGGGCGTTCAGTGCGGCGGCAGCGATGCGTTTTCGGGCGTGACGGCCAATCCGGCGGTGGGTTTCGCGACCGACCTGCTGGTGCGCGCCGGCGCCACCGTGATGTTCTCCGAGACGACCGAAGTCCGCGACGGCATCGACCAGCTGACGTCGCGCGCGGTCAGCCAGGAAGTGGCCGATGCGATGATCCGCGAAATGGCCTGGTACGACGAGTATCTGCAAAAGGGCGGCGTCGACCGCAGCGCCAATACCACGCCCGGCAACAAGAAGGGCGGGCTGGCGAACATCACCGAAAAGGCCATGGGCTCGATCGTCAAGTCGGGCAGCAGCCCGATCTCCGGCGTGCTGTCGCCGGGCGAAAAGGTGAAGCAGAAGGGGCTGATCTACGCGGCCACGCCGGCCAGCGACTTCGTCTGCGGCACCTTGCAGCTGGCCGCGGGCATGAACCTGCACATCTTCACCACCGGGCGCGGCACGCCGTACGGCCTGGCGGCGGTCCCCGTGATCAAGGTGGCCACGCGCGACGACCTGGCGCGGCGCTGGCACGACTTGATGGATGTGAATGCCGGCCGCATCGCCACCGGCGAGGCGACCATCGAGCAGGTGGGATGGGAGCTGTTCCGGCTGATGCTCGATGTCGCCAGCGGCAAGAAGACCTGGGCCGAGCACTGGAAGCTGCACAATGCGCTCACGCTGTTCAACCCGGCGCCGATCACCTGACGCACACTATTTCTCCCTGCTATTTTTGCTCGTAAAATAGTTCAACCCGCTTGGTTCAAGCGGGTTTTTTTATGCTCACACCGCGAGAAACCGGCCCATCGCTCCATTGTATATTTCCATTTGGTACGCAAAGTTGAGTAGTATTCGAATGCGGGACGAAAATCGTGGTGCATGCCGGAGTGGGAGATGGCCCAATCCAAATTGGGCAGTTCGCTTGGCACACGGCTCGTTTATGGGATTACGGTAGCGGCTTTGTCGTCCGGTTAACACGATTTGGACCACCTGGTCGACTGGACAAAGGCAAAATTTAAACAAGATGCACGAAGCTGCGGGAGAGGAAGTGTCCACATGGTTGAAGTAAACGCCGGCGATTTTGTGGAATTCATCAAACCCATAATTGAACGTCTTAGTAGAGAGCCCTGTCGCCGCAAGGCGGTCGGTCGGATGCGGAGTTTAGCACTCGAATTTGGAAATAATGCTTTGCAGATAGGTTCTGACCTGTCAATTCCTATTCCGGGAGAATGGAGACTCGGTTCATACCGGGGCGCCTGGCGAATTGTTCAAAAGGGCAGGGTCGTCTGTGGAAGTCATGACTTAGTGGACAATCTGCAGGAGCTTAACGACAAAGTGGCGGCTCTGCAAATTGGTAGCGTGTCGGGTATTGAACTAAACTCCCCGCACGACGTTTGCGTGAGACTATCCGACGACACACATATAGATTTTCTTGGAATCTTTTCAGATGATGACGAGTTGTTCCATCTGTTCGGACCGGAGAATCTGTTCGTAAGTTACTCTTTGGAGCGTGGGTGGGAAGTCGGGAGGGCCGACGCGCCCACTTAAGGGCCTGAGCAGCTAGGGAAGCGGCTGACAAAATGATCGTAGGCATAACTCCGGCGCCGTGGCCAGCGGAGGCGCATCGGATTCTTCGTGCGGCGCGACGTGCACTCATTGTTCATGTAACGCTCAAATCGAAAAACGCAACCGATACGTTCGACATTGGCGGACCCACCAAGTGGGCTACCTGTTCCTTCTAATAGGGACTATTTACAGCGGCGATATCGTGAGTTTATGTTAACGTTGACGTATTCCCACGGCGACGGGGGAGGTGTGCTGGCACATGGAATCGCCCGAGAATCAGCCCGGGTTCGCGCGACGGAAGGATGGGGCTGACCCGTTCTCCGGCGCTCTCGTTGGTTCGCCAGACCGGCATAAAGTGTTTGGTCGAAAGACGTTGCGCTTGCCCCAGGGCGAAGAACATGTTGTTCGCTGGAATTGGTGAAGGTGATCGCTCTCCTGTTGCGATTGCACGAATCCGCTCTCAGTTTGACCTACCTCTGCACGCACTGATTTTGCAGGGGATTACGACGTGGACTTCATAGGCGCGACCTTCATGATTCCAGCTGCGAAGATTTCCTCAGGCTTTGACATTTTACTCATGAGCTTGTGCCAATATGTTCGTTTGAAACCGGCGGTGTTCTCCGTACAGTTGAGGCATTATCGCGCCAACTTTGGGCGCGTCCTGTCTGCAACCTTGTACCGGAAGGGAACCGCCATGCCGTTCGAATTACCGGAAATTAATTTGCCTGCAGCGTTGGCCGACGCCCGCGTCGATGCCATCAGCCACGGCTTGCCCTATGCGGGCCGCATCAGCCCTCCGGCGGCCTGGGAGCTCGCGTCCCGCGGCCAGGCCTTGCTGGTCGATGTCCGCAGCAACGAGGAGCGCGTCTTCGTCGGGTATGTCCCCGGCAGCGTGCATGTGCCCTGGGCCACCGGCACGGCCTTGATTCGGAACCCGCGGTTTGTCCGCGAGCTGCTGGCCAGGCTCGGCAGCAAGGACAAGATCGCGCTGCTGTTGTGCCGCAGCGGCAAACGCTCGGCGCTCGCGGCGGAGGCGGCGGCCAAGGCCGGCGCGGCGCTGGTGTACAGCGTGCTGGAAGGCTTCGAGGGCGACCTCGACGCCAGTGAGCAGCGCGGACACCGCAACGGCTGGCGCGCGCATGGCCTTCCCTGGGTGCAAAGCTGATGGCGCTCTTCGACATCGACTCCATCGTGCACGAGCTGCACGACGCGCGCCGTCACTGGCGCCAGGCCCACCGTCGCGAAGGCGAAATGCGTGGCATCGAGTTTCCCTCGCGCGACGCGATGGCGGCGCTCATCGGCCAGCTCAAGGGCGTGCTGTTTCCGATGCGGCTGGGGCCGCCCGACCTGCGCCAGGAAAGCGAGGACTATCACGTTGCCCATGCGCTCGACTCGGCCCTGCACTCGCTGCTGCGCCAGGCTTGCCTTGAGCTGACCTACAACGCGGCGCTGCACCGGCTGACCGGCGTGGACGCCGCCGCCGAAGCGCTGGAGGCCACGCGCACTTTCGGCGCCGCCCTGCCAGGCATTCGCTCCTTGCTCGACAGCGACGTGCTCGCCTCCTACCAGGGCGACCCGGCCGCGCGCAGCGTGGACGAAGTGCTGCTGTGCTACCCGGGCGTGCTGGCGATGATCCACTACCGCCTGGCGCACTGTCTGTACCAGCTCAAGCTGCCCATGCTGGCGCGCATCGTCGGCGAACTGGCGCATGCGGCCACCGGCATCGACATCCATCCGGGCGCGCAGATCGGCGCCGGCTTCTTCATCGACCACGGCACCGGGGTCGTGATCGGCGAAACGGCTGTCATCGGCCAGCGCGTGCGCCTGTACCAGGCCGTCACGCTGGGCGCCAAGCGCTTTCCCACCGACGCCGACGGCAACCCGCAAAAAGGCTTGCCGCGCCACCCGGTGCTGGAAGACGAGGTGGTCATCTACGCCGGCGCCACGCTGCTGGGACGTATCACGGTGGGCAAGGGTGCGGTCATCGGCGGCAACGTCTGGCTGACCCACGACGTGGCGCCGGGCGCGCGGATTTCCCAGGCCGCCTCGCGCGAGGAAGTGGTCAGCGCCCAGGGCCGCGCGGCATGAGCGCGTCCGCCGCGACGCTGGGCCGCAGCTTCGGCATCGGGGTGCGCCGCCTGCGCGAGGAGCGCTGCTGGTCGCAGGAGCAACTGGCCGAGCAGGCCGGCCTGAACCGCTCCTATGTCGGCGAAATCGAACGCGGCGACGTCTCCGTGTCGCTATGCACCGTGGCCAAGCTGGCCGACGCCTTCGGACTGGCGCCGTCGGCGCTGGTGGGCCGCGGTGAAAGCATCGCTGTCGCTTAATTTACACACACACTGCTTGGTGGCGATAGACGGTTGAAGAGGAAAGTGCATTCCGAGAAACTAAGTCTGAGTTTCCTGATCAGAATTCTTTCTCGCGCTTCTTTTCTTTCCTTTTTTACCGGGGGTATCACATGGCAGAGGGTGAAGTTACAGGCACAATCGACGGCACGGCCGTTCTTGGCGATTTCGCGGCGCGGCAACTTGCCAACGCCACCAAAAGCGTTCCCCAGCTCGAGACCATCAGCCCGCGCTGGCTGACCCACCTGCTGCAGTGGGCGCCGGTGGAGGCG
This window of the Massilia sp. R2A-15 genome carries:
- a CDS encoding helix-turn-helix domain-containing protein, whose protein sequence is MSASAATLGRSFGIGVRRLREERCWSQEQLAEQAGLNRSYVGEIERGDVSVSLCTVAKLADAFGLAPSALVGRGESIAVA
- the garD gene encoding galactarate dehydratase, whose amino-acid sequence is MGNAPVFMPAASKPLYIRMHANDNVAIVVNDGGLPAGAEFPGEFVLKTRVPQGHKVALVDIAEGAAILRYNVVIGYAVRDIEQGSWIEESVVRMAPPRELHGLPVSTRLPAPAEPLEGFTFEGYRNADGSVATRNILAITTTVQCVAGVVEHAVKRIKDALLPDYPNVDDVVGLEHTYGCGVAIDAPDAIIPIRTLRNISLNPNFGGQAMVVSLGCEKLQPSRLLPEGAIPIQNGPYIVTLQDEAHVGFESMIQSIMAMARLRLAALNQRRRETCSAADLVVGVQCGGSDAFSGVTANPAVGFATDLLVRAGATVMFSETTEVRDGIDQLTSRAVSQEVADAMIREMAWYDEYLQKGGVDRSANTTPGNKKGGLANITEKAMGSIVKSGSSPISGVLSPGEKVKQKGLIYAATPASDFVCGTLQLAAGMNLHIFTTGRGTPYGLAAVPVIKVATRDDLARRWHDLMDVNAGRIATGEATIEQVGWELFRLMLDVASGKKTWAEHWKLHNALTLFNPAPIT
- a CDS encoding rhodanese-like domain-containing protein — its product is MPFELPEINLPAALADARVDAISHGLPYAGRISPPAAWELASRGQALLVDVRSNEERVFVGYVPGSVHVPWATGTALIRNPRFVRELLARLGSKDKIALLLCRSGKRSALAAEAAAKAGAALVYSVLEGFEGDLDASEQRGHRNGWRAHGLPWVQS
- a CDS encoding FadR/GntR family transcriptional regulator, whose product is MNTSSLPSAPPKKHRNLAQGVVAHITESIRDGSLDPGDKLPTESEIMRLLGVSRTVVREAISHMQAAGLVETRHGIGTFVLEPPPAHTLGIDPNTVITMRDVLAILELRISLEVEAAGLAASRRSDAQLQQLRTALDTFHESVRAGADTVPSDVQFHLLIAQSSGNRYFHDILSHLGTNIIPRSRLNSAKLAQDDPAVYMERVIHEHEDIFNAIKRQDPESARAAMRIHLSNSRERLRRAQEMIEGASQ
- a CDS encoding MFS transporter; the protein is MKTLHTNTAGPNSAKASRVRWGILAMLFLITTINYADRATISIAGPEIKKLLGLSPVQMGFVFSAFAWSYVLAQLPGGWLLDKFGSKITYFFSIFLWSVFTMLMGTVGFFTGAAAVALLFTLRLLVGAAEAPSFPGNSRITSAWFPTQERGTAAAIFNSAQYFATVLFAPLMGWLVHTYGWQSVFYVMGGLGIVMAFVWQKTIYGPKDHPRINAAEMDYIEKGGALVDLESRQPVAAAPKLDTWPIIKQLLGNRMLLGVYIGQYCITTLTYFFLTWFPVYLVTERHMTILKAGFIAALPAVAGFLGGILGGFVSDRMLKAGYSLSAARKTPIVCGMLLAMTMIVCNYVTADWLVVAMMSLAFFGKGIGALGWAVVSDTSPKEAGGLSGGLFNTFGNTAGITTPIAIGYILQATGSFAGALVFVGANAAVAIFCYLVIVGEIKRVEFKHGPAARKADAPVAFNTAASK
- the epsC gene encoding serine O-acetyltransferase EpsC, whose product is MALFDIDSIVHELHDARRHWRQAHRREGEMRGIEFPSRDAMAALIGQLKGVLFPMRLGPPDLRQESEDYHVAHALDSALHSLLRQACLELTYNAALHRLTGVDAAAEALEATRTFGAALPGIRSLLDSDVLASYQGDPAARSVDEVLLCYPGVLAMIHYRLAHCLYQLKLPMLARIVGELAHAATGIDIHPGAQIGAGFFIDHGTGVVIGETAVIGQRVRLYQAVTLGAKRFPTDADGNPQKGLPRHPVLEDEVVIYAGATLLGRITVGKGAVIGGNVWLTHDVAPGARISQAASREEVVSAQGRAA